TTGCAATCCCAAGCTTTGCTGGAAACCTGATCTTATGAGGCCCCTATCCaaccagggaacagaaacatGCGATTTGAGCTGTGTGTCCAGTGGAAACTACTTGAATCTCAAATATCAGACACTTGCAACAAACCACTTATAAACAAGCTACAGACAGAGAATTTCACATAAATTTGGGGAAATCATGATTTATGGAGGCAATttccaaacaaaagaaaattaattgaatgatttattcacccagctctgctgacgGCTTATGCATTTGAATCTACCCTCTAGCATCCTAGAGGCAGCCAGTTTCAGCTTACCAGTATTGTCATGTCCTCAGTGTCCAAATCTAGCAAGTCACACTCAGTTTCTAGGAACAGCAAGATTCTTCATACCACAACCAACTAGCAATTTCCTACTTGTCACCAGGGTACAACAGGAACCAGGCACCATAACATCTGGGTCTTCAGACTGAGCCAAGAAGGCTAGATCTAGCATGATAGTAATAGATCTGCACACTTATTTCATAGttgtcatagatttcaaggccaaaagAGACCCTTTGATCATAGTGTTACCTTTATAACATAGGCTGTTACATTTCACACAGTTATCCTTGTGCTGAGTGCAATCACTTGGGTTGAACTAAATCATTTGCATCCTCAGGAGATAAACTtacgtgccacaggcagagaacaggagagacaaaGGAGCCACTCAAGCCCTTGGCAATCCTTAGCACTCTAGCTAATATCCAGGTTGAGGTCACCAGGAGACTTGGAAAGTTAGAGAATCTGGGGAGACTGGACTGGATTAGGTGGCCTGTTGAAGGGTTTGGCAGCTGGAATTAGACTGGCAAGCTGTGTGTTGAGGGACAGTTAGGTAAGTGGGAGCTTGTCAGCATGCATAGGACATGTCAACAGCTGCAAGACAGGGAAAGTGATGTGTATCTGGGTTTCCCATCAGTCTGCCGGACTAAGAGAGATAGGGGTCTGGTGAGGACTAATGGGAAGATCCACTGGTAGgaagtcaacctgtgaaactccttgccagaggatgttgtgaatgccaagactgtaatagggttcaaaaaagaactagataaattcatggacgataaggtccatcaatggctattagccaagatgggcaaggatcgtgtccctagcctctgtttgccagaggctgggaatgagcgacagggaatggatcacttgatgattacctgttctgtttattccctctggggcacctggcattggccactgtcggaagacaagatactagtCTAGATCgatctttggtctgatccagtatggctgttcttatgttcttaagatcaCCCACGATGTTCTAAGGTGTTCTAATATTCTCCCTCTTACAGCAACTGCAGGTGTGACCAGAAACTCAAGCGACTTTCCCTCCAGCAAAGCACTGGCCGTGAGAACTTGTTCCAGCAGGAGAAGGGGACAAGCTCTGGCCACCGATTTCCTGAACCTTTGGAAAGTGATGTCCCACAAAACAGGCAGAAAAAAGTCATAGCCAAGCCCAGGTCTGCTGAAAGCATTCTGCACATCACAGAACTGGGCCAGATGTTCAGCCAGAACCAGGCCAGCACCTTGAACAGCCAAGATGGGGTCTGGAAGAAGAGTCAGAGAGAAGACAGCAAGGATGTGTGGATCCTTCAGACAACCAAGAGACTGAAATCCCAGCCCCAGGTCTCTGAAAGGGCACCCAAAAGGGATCATATGGATAGAACTGTGACCCCACCTCCAAGCAGGAAGCCCATGACTAAGGCAGCAGATCCCTTCAGCAAGAAACCAGAATCTGCAGCAGAGATCATTGCCAAGGAGCAAACTTCAAGGTCACCATTTGGGAAGGTTGCAGGGTCATTCCAGAGCCAGGCAGAAGCCACAGGCTCCCCCAGCCACAGGGGGGGCAGCTCTTCCACACCTGCTACAACAGCTGCCCCAGTACCAGACTGGGTCACAAAGGCAGAGAAGCAAAATGACGCGGCATCATGGAGTATGGACAGAGAGCTGCTTCAGAGCAAAACCACAGTTCCCAGAGCTGGAGGAGATGCACTTGCCCACATCCTGCCAGCTGTCTCCAACTCTTCTCGCACAGTAGCCTGCAAGCCCAAGACCCACGTGGTGTTCCTGAAGGTGCACAAGAGTGCCAGCAGCACTGTCATGAACATCCTGTTCCGCTTTGGAGAGACGCACCACCTTACCTTCGCCCTTCCCATCAATGGTGCCAGCCAGCTGGGCTACCCACACTACTTCCTGGCAGAGTCTGTGGAGGGATTCACCCTAGGCAATGCTTCAGCATTTAACATTACGTGCCACCACATGAGGTTCCTGCAGGCACAGGTAAGGGACAGAGCTTCAAGGCATCAGAAGGGaaatgggtggggaggaagagcagcaggatAGCAGTGAGATAGCCAGGACACCCCTCTCGGCTAATGAGCAGGGGTTGTCGAGAGGGAAGCTACAGTGATATTTAATTGCCCACTGCTCTTCAGCATCAGCAATGTCTCTCATCAGGCCTAACCTGGAAGCTGGAGATACTGCATCCTAGCGGTTGAGCCAGTGTCAACAAGCCTGACACCATCGTGTTGCTATAGTGGGGAATGATACGCTCAGGTGATGGACAGACTTGTCTCCTGGCATGTCCCATGGGCCAGTGGCTGAGTCGGGTAGTGGTTGGGATTGTGGATGCCATTTGGAGAAGTGTGTCCAATCCACCAGCACAGCTGGAACCAGAGCTAAGTGGGCATGAAAAGCAAACCCACCCTTTGGCCCCTAGAGATGACTCTTCCACTGCAGGTCAAGGCATGCTGGCAGAGCAGTGAGGGGAGCTCCCATTGCTGCTGCCCATTTTGTACATGCTCTGTGGCTAAATAGAGAACTCCAGGCTCCAGCATTGGCCCTGGGGCCCCTTTCACAAGCACTGCACTGATCCTGGGCATCTGGGCATATCCCTATTAAACACCCATCCTACAGCCCGTAAAGCCCCTTCCAAAGTAGCCGGTGGGTAGGACTTGCTACTCTGCCCACACACTCTAACTCACCAGTGAATTCAACTGACCTGTTAACCCGACTCCCATGGAAAGGACACATGGGTATATTAGACTGGCAGAGTAGGCTTCCCTCATTCtcttcacccccttcccctcacccctccaGGTGCAGAGAGTGATGCCAAGCTCCACCTTCTACTTCTCCATCCTACGGAACCCCATCTGCCTCATGGAGTCCTCGTTCACTACAAAGGCAGGTCCCCCTTCTCCCGTGCCCAGAGCCTGGAAGAAtttctcagccagccagccaggttTTATAACTCCTCAGCCCCCGACAGCCACTACGCCAAGAACCTCATGGCTTTCGACTTCAGCTTCAACCACAATGGCAATTTCTCTGCCAAGCACATGCAGCTGATGCTGCAGTACATCGAAGAGGCCTtcgacctcctcctcctctctgagtACTTTGACGAGTCCATGGTGCTGCTGAAGGAGGCACTGTGCTGGGACCTGGACAGCATTGTGTCCTTCCCACTCAACAGCagggagggaagcaccaggtcaCCCCTTTCAGAGAGCACAGCAGAGAAGATAAAGAGCTGGAACAGGCTTGACTGGGCAATCTACAGACACTTCAACAGGACCTTCTGGCAGAGGATCGACTGGAGCATGGGCTGGGAGCACATGCAGCAGGAAGTCAGGGTGCTGCGGGAAAGGCGGGAGCGTCTGGCCAAGACCTGCCTTCAAGGGCGGGGGAGTGTAGGCCCCCGCGAGCTCAGGGACAAGTCACTGGCACCGCTGCAGTATGGCAAGGCCACAATTCTAGGCTATAATCTGAAGCCAGGGCTGGACAAGGTGACAGAGCGACTGTGCCGGCACATGGTGACACCTGAGCTTCAGTACAGCAGATCCCTGTACAGGAGACAGTTCCCTGAGAAGGCCCAGCGGATCTACAGGCCAGCTCATCCACCCAGGATACGCAACGGGATAATGGGCTGAGAAAGTAAAAGCATAACGGCCTGCCCCAAACACTCGCCCCTGCTCCTGGTCTCCCCCTGAAACCTCTGTTGGTGGGCAGAACATAATGCAATTCAGGCAGCAGAACCTCATGGAGCCATACCAGAGAGGGGTCTCTATCTCCATCCATATGCCTCTTGCTGGTGAGGCAGGGGGAAGGTAAAGCCGGACCCATCTACATCAGGCTGAGGTGAAGCTGACAGGTTGccagcctggctgcagctgctttgcagcCTCAGAGCCATTTCAGCTAAACTGTTTAAATTCTAGTAGGTAAAAAAAAGTGTAGATCTGGAGCAGATATTATATTCTGTGGAGTTTGGGGTCACACAGGGCAGCAAGGCCTCAGGAGAGAGCAAGGTATCTTTGGCTCTGGAGCACACTCTtcatattaattatttgtattgtagctCCTAGGAACCCCAGCCAGGGACCAGGGCCACcaatgtgcttggtgctgtatgAACACTGCACAAAAAAAGCATCAGACGAGACAACCGGTAGACACTATGATTGGTTGGACCCCACTTCTGGGGTGTCATCTGATGTACTGAGCCTCTCTTTCTCAACCAACCAGGGTTCCCTCTCCcggctttgctgaattaggctctctggccttttgctacacacacacacacacacacacagggagggcGACACCCCGCTGCAGTCACAGACTGAAGTCAACTCTGTGTGCGAGGATACCCCCAGTGCTCACgtgcacaccccttttgggagataaaTTCAAAATAttactgtcttgcactgtatagaaaaatctgcacagtgcaagctcataaaaatccaccctcttcctcaatgtgaagagagatgtgcacaacttcttgcccaccccagttagaaattacataaactgagTTTTATTATAAATAAGAAATAAGCTTATTAAGTACAAAAGGTGAATGTTATGTAgttaaagggatagcaaacagaacaaagcagattactttagtaaataaacaaaaactgcagACTGAGCTTAACACATTAGATAgatgggtgggagggatagctcagtggtttgagcattggcctgctaaacccagggttgtgagttcaatccttgagggggccatttgggatctggggcaaaaattggggattggtcctgctttgagcagggggttggactagatgacctcctgaggtcccttccaaccctcatattctatgattctatgaggtagGATACAAAttaaattctcaccctgagtgataaacaggctggcagattcttaaggcacaagttgccttggctttcctagGTTTTCTTACCTAAAGATCTTAGCCTGGGAATATCACTTGTCAcacttcagtctttgttcctcaggtgttttcaggtgttgtagggagagtgaggaccACTCATGTTGTCATTGTTCTTCTTTTATATCTTcctcccacttgctggaaagcttttttgctatgacctgggtcaaacagttcccattgtgtagagcTATCTCTGAGGGGTTTCTGTTTCACACAGTTCTTGGGATAATCTTcatgcttgtgtgcatttcctcaataagccactaacattgtttggcctcatccaccgtaacacatttgaaatacagagacatggtcaatattcccagcttcagatacaaaaatgatacatacatacgaattggataaacacattcataaatcataacctttccaatgataccatacatgagccatcttgcataaagtatatcttagttgTACCATATTCATATTCTATCTAAtactcaagatccataaacctggaaatcctgggcgccccatcatctcaggcattggcaccctgacagcaggattgtctggctatgtagactccctcctcaggccctacgctaccagcactcccagctaccttcgagacaccactgacttcctgaggaaactacaatccattggtgatcttcctgataacaccatcctggccactatggatgtagaagccctctacaccaacattccacacgaagatggactacaagccatcaagaacactatccccgataatgtcacagctaacctggtggctgaactttgtgactttgtccttacccgtaactattttacatttggggacaatgtataccttcagatcagcggcactgctatgggtacccgcatggccccacagtatgccaccatttttatggctgacttagaacaacgcttcctcagctctcgtcccctaacgcccctactctacttgcgctatattgatgacatcttcatcatctggatccatggaaaagaagcccttgaggaattccaccatgatttcaacaatttccaccaccatcaacctcagcctggaccagtccacacaagagatccacttcctggacactacagtgctaataagcgatggtcacataaacaccaccctataccggaaacctactgaccgctattcctaccaacatgcctccagcttttatcctgaccacaccacacgatccatcgtctacagccaagctctgcgatacaaccacatttgctccaacccctcagacagagacaaatacctacaagatctctatcaagcattcttacaactacaatacccacctgcggaagtgaagaaacagattgatagagccagaagagttcccagaagtcacctactacaggacaggcctaacaaagaaaataacagaacgccactagccgtcaccttcagcccccaactaaaacccctccaatgcattattaaggatctacaacctatcctgaaggatgacccaacacactcacaaatcttgggagacaggccagtccttgcctacagacagccccccaacctgaagcaaatactcaccagcaactacataccacacaacagaaccactaacccaggaacctatccttgcaacaaagcccgttgccaactgtgcccacatatctattcaggggacacagggcctaataacatcagccacactatcagaggctcgttcatctgcacatccaccaatgtgatatgtgccatcatatgccagcaatgcccctctgccatgtacattggtcaaactggacagtctctacgtaaaagaataaatggacacagatcagatgtcaagacttataacattcataaaccagtcggagaacacttcaatctctctgatcacgtaattacagacatgaaagttgcgatattacaacaaaaaaacttcaaatccagactccagtgagaaactgttgaattggaattcatttgcaaattggatacaattaacttaggcttgaatagagactgggagtggctaagtcattatgtaaggtaacctatttccccttgttttttcctagcacccgccccccccccggacgTTCTTGTTAggccctggatttgtgctgaaaatggcccaccttgattatcatatacattgtaaggagagtgatcactttagataagctattaccagcaggagagtggggtgggaggaggtattttttcatgctttgtgtgtatataaaaagatcttctacactttccacggtatgcatccgaagaagtgagctgtagctcatgaaagcttatgatcaaataaattggttagtctctaaggagccacaagtagtacttttctttttgcgaatacagactaacacggctgttactctgaaacatattataACCATATTTCCATGAAGAATATTGGGTGTAACATCACACCTGTCCCCTTAAATTACTGCCAGAGGATTGGTCACTGACCAATGCGGAGGCAGTGTGCCCAGCTTCCTCTTTTCTACACAGGGCATCTGCTACCATATTCTCCTTCTCTTTAATGCACACAATCTCCATGTCAAATTCCTGCAGCACTAGGCTCCAGCGTAGCAGTTTGGAGTTTTTGCCCTTGGTTCTGTTCAGTCATATTAACGGTGAATGGTCTGTTAAAATCTTGAACCTCCTGTTAAAGAGGTAAGGCCTCATTTGTTTAATAGCCCACACTATGGCATAGCACTCCTTTTCTATAAGAGAGTAATTCTGTTCATTAAGGGACAGCTTCTTGCTTCCTCCCGTTTGCAGCAGTAGAGCACCCAACCCAGTGTCGGATGCATCAGAGCACAATTCAAAAGTCTTATCAAAGTCAGGGCTGGCCAGCACAGGCTCTGCAGACAAGAGTGCCTTTGCCTTATCAAAACCCTTCTGGCATACCTCTAACCAAATTACCTTAGTAGGTTGATGCTTTTTTACACAAGTCCGTGATTGGGGATACAATGTTGCTGAACactgccctcccccaccacccacccacccaacctCCTGTAATAGTTTGCCAAGCCTATGAAGGCTTGGCCCTGTCTTTTAGTTTGGGGCACAGGCCATTTGACAATGGCTTCCACCttgagagggttgggggttccacccacccccccaacccaatgTCCTAGATAAGGGATGCTGGCCACCCCATCTTGCACtacggccatgtctacactacgaaagtactctgattttacagaagtcaatttttgggaacagattgtataaagtcgagtgcatgcatccacactaagcacattaatttggtgatgtgcgtccacagtaccgtggcaagcgttGACATTGCAAGCGgggcactgtgggtagctatcccacagttcccgcagtccccgctgcccactggaatttgGGGCTGAGCTCCTAATGCCtaatggggccaaaaatttgtcatgggtggttatgggtaagtgtcatcagtcaaccctccctccctctgtgaaagcaacagcagacaatcattttgcatgcttttccctggattgcctgagcaaACACCATAGCATGGCACGCATGAAGCCcattcagctcactgcagcagttatgaccatggtaaacacctcacgcattattgtgcagtttatgcagaacgaGCACCTGGAAAACCCGGTTAGGAGGCGACAGCAgtgcagtgatgaggacatgaacacaaatttctctaaaactgcggtccacagcaatttggagatcagggtgttactggggcaggctcatgacatggaatgcc
This DNA window, taken from Caretta caretta isolate rCarCar2 chromosome 9, rCarCar1.hap1, whole genome shotgun sequence, encodes the following:
- the LOC125642809 gene encoding LOW QUALITY PROTEIN: galactose-3-O-sulfotransferase 2 (The sequence of the model RefSeq protein was modified relative to this genomic sequence to represent the inferred CDS: deleted 2 bases in 1 codon), which gives rise to MFSQNQASTLNSQDGVWKKSQREDSKDVWILQTTKRLKSQPQVSERAPKRDHMDRTVTPPPSRKPMTKAADPFSKKPESAAEIIAKEQTSRSPFGKVAGSFQSQAEATGSPSHRGGSSSTPATTAAPVPDWVTKAEKQNDAASWSMDRELLQSKTTVPRAGGDALAHILPAVSNSSRTVACKPKTHVVFLKVHKSASSTVMNILFRFGETHHLTFALPINGASQLGYPHYFLAESVEGFTLGNASAFNITCHHMRFLQAQVQRVMPSSTFYFSILRNPICLMESSFTTKAGPPSPVPRAWKNFSASQPGFITPQPPTATTPRTSAFDFSFNHNGNFSAKHMQLMLQYIEEAFDLLLLSEYFDESMVLLKEALCWDLDSIVSFPLNSREGSTRSPLSESTAEKIKSWNRLDWAIYRHFNRTFWQRIDWSMGWEHMQQEVRVLRERRERLAKTCLQGRGSVGPRELRDKSLAPLQYGKATILGYNLKPGLDKVTERLCRHMVTPELQYSRSLYRRQFPEKAQRIYRPAHPPRIRNGIMG